A DNA window from uncultured Methanoregula sp. contains the following coding sequences:
- the trpA gene encoding tryptophan synthase subunit alpha codes for MGRIADTFRNRDSPAFIGFTVAGDPDRETCIRAARALIDGGTDILELGVPFSDPVADGPTIQKADERALASGTTPDTVFSIVRELRKTSEVPIVFLTYYNTVYRRGIREFYREAREAGVDGILIADMPYEESDEVTEAATEYGIDPIMLITQTTTDARIKKIVSRARGYLYLVAVLGVTGARATVSDEALDLLRRVRRHTDLPLALGFGISQPDHAKTCAEQGADGVIVGSAIVDIVGSRKDNPSGMEEALREYVARMKTAMISAGRK; via the coding sequence ATGGGAAGAATCGCCGACACATTCCGGAACCGTGATTCGCCGGCATTCATCGGGTTCACCGTTGCAGGCGATCCTGACCGGGAGACCTGCATCCGGGCGGCCCGGGCCCTGATTGACGGGGGTACGGATATCCTCGAACTCGGGGTCCCGTTCTCGGACCCGGTGGCCGACGGTCCGACCATCCAGAAGGCCGACGAGCGGGCCCTTGCATCGGGAACTACGCCCGATACGGTCTTCTCGATCGTCCGGGAGCTGCGCAAAACCTCCGAGGTCCCGATCGTCTTCCTGACCTATTACAATACGGTTTACCGGAGAGGAATCCGGGAGTTCTACCGCGAAGCCCGGGAGGCAGGAGTTGACGGTATCCTGATCGCTGATATGCCCTACGAGGAGTCGGACGAAGTCACTGAGGCTGCAACCGAATATGGTATCGATCCCATCATGCTCATCACACAGACTACGACGGATGCACGGATCAAAAAGATCGTATCGCGGGCCCGGGGGTATCTCTACCTTGTGGCAGTTCTCGGGGTGACCGGGGCGAGGGCAACGGTGTCCGATGAGGCACTCGATCTCCTGCGCCGCGTGCGCCGGCATACGGATCTCCCCCTCGCTCTGGGTTTTGGGATCTCCCAGCCGGACCATGCGAAGACCTGTGCAGAACAGGGTGCCGACGGGGTTATTGTCGGCAGCGCCATCGTCGATATCGTGGGAAGCCGGAAGGATAATCCGTCCGGGATGGAAGAGGCGCTCAGGGAATATGTAGCCCGCATGAAAACGGCAATGATTTCCGCCGGCCGGAAATAA
- the trpB gene encoding tryptophan synthase subunit beta translates to MTSSKKGRFGIYGGQYVPETMMNALQELETAYEKIRTDPAFVRNLAAYQKEYAGRETPLTFCANISQELGCKVYLKREDLVHGGSHKLNNTLGQALLAKHMGKKRLIAETGAGQHGVATAIVGAALGLPVEVYMGEIDTKRQALNVFRMELMGAKVIPVKSGSRTLKDATSEAFRDWVANVRDTYYLIGSVVGPHPYPGMVRDFQSVIGKETREQVMKKEGRLPDCIVACVGGGSNAIGIFHPFLDDDVELVGVEAGGKGIETGEHSATLCAGEAGVLHGAFSYLLQDRDGQVLPTHSISAGLDYPGVGPEHAMLRDEQRVTYAAVNDADVIDAFRFLSKKEGIIPALESAHAVAYVMKQKDRFDRDDIVIINLSGRGDKDVAEIAKLQEAC, encoded by the coding sequence ATGACTAGTTCAAAGAAGGGACGGTTCGGGATCTACGGCGGCCAGTACGTGCCGGAGACGATGATGAACGCACTGCAGGAACTGGAAACTGCGTACGAGAAGATCCGCACTGATCCGGCATTTGTCCGGAACCTTGCGGCATACCAGAAGGAATACGCCGGGCGGGAGACGCCGCTGACGTTCTGCGCCAATATCTCGCAGGAGCTCGGGTGCAAGGTGTACCTGAAACGCGAGGATCTCGTACACGGGGGTTCCCATAAGCTCAACAACACCCTCGGCCAGGCACTGCTTGCAAAGCACATGGGAAAGAAGAGGCTGATCGCTGAGACCGGCGCCGGCCAGCACGGGGTTGCAACCGCTATCGTCGGGGCAGCGCTCGGCCTGCCGGTGGAAGTGTACATGGGCGAGATCGACACAAAGAGGCAGGCTCTCAACGTCTTCCGGATGGAGCTGATGGGTGCAAAAGTCATTCCGGTGAAGTCCGGCTCCCGCACGCTCAAGGATGCAACGAGCGAGGCCTTCCGGGACTGGGTGGCAAACGTGCGGGACACGTATTACCTGATAGGTTCCGTCGTGGGACCGCACCCGTATCCCGGCATGGTGCGGGATTTCCAGTCGGTGATCGGAAAGGAAACCCGCGAACAGGTGATGAAAAAGGAAGGCCGCCTGCCGGACTGCATCGTTGCCTGCGTTGGCGGAGGCTCGAATGCAATCGGCATCTTCCACCCGTTCCTTGACGACGACGTTGAACTGGTAGGCGTAGAAGCAGGGGGGAAGGGGATCGAGACCGGTGAACACAGCGCAACGCTCTGCGCCGGCGAGGCCGGCGTCCTGCACGGGGCTTTCTCGTACCTGCTCCAGGACAGGGACGGCCAGGTTCTGCCCACGCACAGCATCTCCGCCGGCCTCGATTACCCGGGAGTCGGGCCCGAGCATGCAATGCTCAGGGATGAACAGCGGGTAACCTATGCCGCGGTGAACGATGCAGACGTGATCGATGCCTTCCGGTTCCTCTCGAAAAAGGAGGGTATCATCCCGGCGCTCGAATCCGCTCATGCGGTCGCTTATGTCATGAAACAGAAGGACCGTTTCGACCGGGACGACATCGTCATAATCAACCTCTCGGGACGCGGGGACAAGGATGTGGCGGAGATCGCAAAACTGCAGGAGGCCTGCTGA
- a CDS encoding arsenate reductase ArsC — MKKTRVIFVCTANAARSQMAEGLLRARYGDRYEVFSAGTRQSSVSPQAIAAMREIGIDIAHHHSKTIDAFAGQTFDIAVTVCDRAHQVCPVVPGAGKTIHYAFLDPHTVQGSSDDIAGAYRSVRDAMAAWIDREFGTGAATPP; from the coding sequence ATGAAAAAAACCCGGGTCATCTTTGTCTGCACGGCCAATGCAGCACGCTCGCAGATGGCAGAAGGGTTGCTCCGGGCACGGTACGGCGACCGGTACGAGGTGTTCAGCGCCGGAACACGGCAATCGAGCGTGAGCCCGCAGGCAATTGCAGCAATGCGGGAGATAGGCATTGACATTGCGCACCACCACTCCAAGACGATTGACGCGTTTGCCGGGCAGACATTCGACATCGCGGTAACGGTCTGCGACCGGGCCCATCAGGTCTGCCCGGTCGTTCCCGGCGCCGGAAAAACGATCCATTACGCATTCCTCGATCCCCATACAGTACAGGGATCCTCGGACGACATTGCCGGAGCCTACCGATCGGTCCGGGATGCAATGGCGGCCTGGATCGACCGGGAGTTCGGTACTGGCGCTGCTACTCCGCCGTAA
- a CDS encoding metalloregulator ArsR/SmtB family transcription factor yields the protein MTRARTSCCGDTLLKGGKREAAVPEQVRKELERLGGFEALSSGIPSGGDLDAQSRVFHALSDPLRLTILHLVKDQPLCVCIINRFMRIADSRLSYHLTILKESGLIEGEYQGNWIIYSITPAGRKYL from the coding sequence ATGACTCGTGCCAGGACCTCATGTTGCGGAGACACTCTTTTGAAAGGCGGGAAACGCGAGGCTGCTGTCCCGGAGCAGGTCCGAAAAGAGCTGGAACGCCTCGGAGGCTTTGAAGCACTGTCCTCCGGCATTCCCTCAGGAGGGGATCTTGATGCTCAAAGCAGGGTCTTCCATGCCCTTTCCGATCCCCTCCGGCTCACGATCCTGCACCTGGTAAAAGACCAGCCGCTCTGCGTCTGTATCATCAACCGTTTCATGCGCATTGCGGATTCCCGGCTATCCTATCATCTTACGATCCTCAAGGAGAGCGGTCTCATTGAGGGCGAATACCAGGGCAACTGGATCATCTACAGCATCACGCCCGCTGGAAGGAAATATCTCTGA
- the hgcA gene encoding mercury methylation corrinoid protein HgcA, translated as MDAKKQQTACGGSAGTSSPVCACTGNTTPSREIRPATSTITFADRFDHFLARWAIRRGNHRVEPGLYRLGNPTTDSPVFASANYTLSFDALRSALSGVDGYILVLDTKGINVWCAAGKGTFGTEELVRQIAGTGLADIVSHKKIILPQLGAPGVSWPEVMKRTGFRVEYGPVRACDLPEYLKSHTATPAMRRVTFPLWDRMVLIPVELTHVALPTIVAALALWFLAGPVAGLAAVAAVIAGTVLFPILLPVLPTHDFSTKGLLLGLLAALPFAFLWGGAVALPVWARAAGAITPLLIVPAVTAYLALNFTGSTTFTSRTGVKKEIFRYIPVMVCMAVAGVALGILLGAGRLLGWI; from the coding sequence ATGGATGCAAAAAAACAACAGACTGCCTGCGGCGGTTCAGCGGGCACTTCATCACCGGTTTGCGCCTGTACGGGGAATACAACCCCGTCCCGGGAGATCCGCCCGGCAACCAGCACCATAACATTTGCCGACAGGTTCGATCACTTCCTCGCCCGCTGGGCAATCAGGAGAGGGAACCACCGGGTGGAACCCGGCCTGTACCGGCTTGGCAACCCGACAACGGATTCACCGGTCTTTGCCTCGGCAAACTATACCCTGAGTTTCGATGCCCTGAGATCCGCACTCAGCGGTGTGGATGGTTATATTCTCGTTCTCGATACAAAGGGGATCAATGTCTGGTGCGCTGCAGGCAAAGGCACCTTTGGCACCGAAGAGCTCGTGCGGCAGATTGCCGGCACCGGTCTTGCAGATATCGTCAGTCATAAGAAGATCATTCTTCCCCAGCTGGGGGCACCCGGGGTATCCTGGCCGGAAGTCATGAAAAGGACAGGTTTCCGGGTTGAGTACGGCCCGGTCCGGGCATGCGATCTTCCGGAGTACCTGAAATCGCATACGGCAACACCGGCAATGCGCCGGGTAACGTTCCCTCTTTGGGATCGCATGGTGTTGATCCCCGTGGAACTCACCCACGTTGCCCTCCCGACAATTGTAGCAGCACTTGCACTCTGGTTCCTTGCAGGACCCGTGGCGGGGCTTGCCGCCGTAGCCGCGGTTATTGCAGGAACGGTCCTCTTCCCCATCCTGCTCCCCGTCCTGCCCACGCATGACTTCTCCACCAAAGGCCTCCTCCTCGGGCTCCTTGCCGCGCTCCCGTTTGCGTTCCTCTGGGGCGGGGCGGTTGCTCTTCCCGTATGGGCACGGGCAGCCGGGGCGATAACCCCGCTCCTCATCGTGCCGGCCGTTACCGCGTACCTTGCACTCAACTTCACGGGATCGACAACGTTCACATCCAGGACAGGGGTGAAAAAAGAGATATTCCGGTATATCCCGGTCATGGTATGCATGGCGGTTGCAGGTGTTGCTCTCGGGATCCTGCTGGGCGCAGGCCGGCTGCTGGGGTGGATCTGA
- the hgcB gene encoding mercury methylation ferredoxin HgcB, with product MFDSYTDTTLVLHPDRCINCRRCMEVCPHGVFALGKDTVSIAQPSACMECGACQKNCPVQAIEVQSGVGCAWAMIGAALKGKDMDSGECSCGGEDSTCCGSEKPPCGDPK from the coding sequence ATGTTCGATTCCTACACTGATACAACGCTTGTGCTCCATCCTGATCGCTGCATCAACTGCAGGCGCTGCATGGAGGTCTGCCCCCACGGGGTCTTTGCTCTAGGCAAGGATACCGTCAGTATTGCACAGCCTTCAGCCTGCATGGAATGCGGGGCGTGCCAGAAGAACTGTCCCGTTCAGGCAATCGAAGTGCAGAGCGGAGTGGGCTGCGCCTGGGCGATGATCGGGGCTGCACTGAAAGGAAAGGACATGGACAGCGGGGAGTGCAGCTGTGGCGGGGAGGACAGCACCTGCTGCGGAAGCGAGAAGCCTCCCTGCGGGGATCCCAAATGA
- a CDS encoding cupin domain-containing protein translates to MTHQTVTLMNQVRNTDTLAWNPHPKFPGVALRHLVTGSDTGGRLSLHHVKIEPGCEIGDHTHAGMVEIHDVIAGNGTCVLEGKEIRYAPGSMGVMPADLVHRVTAGSAGLLLLATFSPPLV, encoded by the coding sequence ATGACCCACCAGACAGTAACCCTCATGAACCAGGTTCGCAACACCGACACGCTGGCCTGGAACCCGCACCCGAAATTTCCCGGTGTTGCCCTCAGGCATCTGGTCACCGGCAGCGACACCGGGGGCCGTCTCTCCCTGCACCACGTCAAAATCGAGCCCGGCTGCGAGATCGGCGACCACACCCATGCAGGGATGGTGGAGATCCATGATGTGATCGCAGGAAACGGAACCTGCGTTCTTGAAGGAAAGGAGATCCGGTATGCCCCGGGCTCGATGGGGGTCATGCCGGCCGATCTGGTGCACCGGGTCACTGCCGGGAGCGCGGGGCTCCTGCTGCTTGCCACATTCTCACCACCGCTCGTATAA
- a CDS encoding phosphoribosylanthranilate isomerase codes for MRIKICGITRPEDAKLAEEFGADAIGVVLCSDSPRSVSPERAQEIFGAVGPFVATVAVTHTRSREDLDTIFAIHPHAVQLFHPFVFGTKPGPRIIRAIGPSDPLPEDCSAIIVDESHGKGRTVDLSHARGVVERAKVPVILAGGLTPENVGRAIAEVRPYAVDVATGVESSIGIKDKQKMQAFIRESRRIQHD; via the coding sequence ATGCGCATAAAGATCTGCGGGATCACCCGCCCGGAGGATGCAAAGCTTGCCGAAGAATTCGGGGCCGACGCCATCGGCGTTGTGCTCTGCTCGGACTCCCCCCGGTCGGTCTCACCCGAACGGGCGCAGGAGATATTCGGGGCAGTAGGCCCGTTTGTGGCAACAGTGGCCGTCACCCATACCCGGTCCCGGGAAGATCTGGACACAATCTTCGCCATCCACCCGCATGCAGTCCAACTCTTCCACCCGTTCGTGTTCGGGACAAAACCCGGCCCCCGCATCATCCGGGCGATCGGACCATCCGATCCATTGCCCGAAGACTGCAGCGCCATAATCGTGGACGAGAGTCACGGGAAGGGAAGAACGGTGGATCTCTCCCACGCCCGGGGCGTTGTGGAGCGCGCGAAGGTTCCGGTCATCCTCGCCGGGGGGCTGACACCGGAGAACGTGGGCCGGGCCATTGCTGAGGTCCGGCCATATGCCGTGGACGTGGCAACCGGCGTGGAATCGTCGATCGGGATAAAGGACAAACAGAAGATGCAGGCATTCATCAGGGAGAGCAGGAGGATACAACATGACTAG
- a CDS encoding DUF333 domain-containing protein, with product MMSKQSIIILLAACVVAALLISGCTQSATPAPAATAAPTAAPTAVAAATTAAAAPGAAGMANPASVNCGKVGGQTEIKTAADGGQYGMCTFTNGTSCEEWALYRGEGCKANVSVAATTAAATPVSGSVGMANPASVNCGTVGGKTEIKTAADGSQYGMCTFTNGTSCEEWALFRGEGCKANVSVATTTAAPAK from the coding sequence ATGATGTCAAAACAGAGTATCATCATTCTCCTGGCAGCCTGCGTTGTTGCAGCCCTGCTCATATCCGGATGTACCCAGTCAGCCACGCCAGCACCTGCCGCAACGGCAGCTCCCACCGCTGCACCAACAGCGGTTGCAGCAGCAACAACCGCGGCTGCAGCGCCCGGTGCAGCCGGCATGGCAAACCCCGCATCGGTCAACTGCGGAAAGGTCGGAGGACAGACCGAGATCAAGACTGCCGCTGATGGCGGCCAGTACGGCATGTGCACCTTCACCAACGGGACTTCCTGCGAGGAATGGGCACTCTACCGTGGCGAAGGCTGCAAGGCGAACGTATCGGTAGCAGCAACAACCGCTGCAGCAACTCCCGTTTCCGGTTCAGTCGGCATGGCAAACCCCGCATCCGTCAACTGCGGAACGGTTGGCGGCAAGACCGAGATCAAGACTGCCGCCGATGGCAGCCAGTACGGCATGTGCACCTTCACAAACGGGACTTCCTGCGAGGAGTGGGCACTCTTCCGCGGTGAAGGCTGCAAGGCAAACGTCTCGGTAGCAACAACAACCGCTGCCCCGGCAAAGTAA